A part of Sugiyamaella lignohabitans strain CBS 10342 chromosome D, complete sequence genomic DNA contains:
- the THS1 gene encoding threonine--tRNA ligase THS1 (Threonyl-tRNA synthetase; essential cytoplasmic protein; GO_component: GO:0005737 - cytoplasm [Evidence IEA,IEA,IEA]; GO_component: GO:0005737 - cytoplasm [Evidence IMP] [PMID 2995918]; GO_component: GO:0005739 - mitochondrion [Evidence IDA] [PMID 14576278]; GO_component: GO:0005739 - mitochondrion [Evidence IDA] [PMID 16823961]; GO_function: GO:0005524 - ATP binding [Evidence IEA,IEA]; GO_function: GO:0004812 - aminoacyl-tRNA ligase activity [Evidence IEA,IEA]; GO_function: GO:0016874 - ligase activity [Evidence IEA]; GO_function: GO:0016876 - ligase activity, forming aminoacyl-tRNA and related compounds [Evidence IEA]; GO_function: GO:0000166 - nucleotide binding [Evidence IEA,IEA]; GO_function: GO:0004829 - threonine-tRNA ligase activity [Evidence IEA,IEA]; GO_function: GO:0004829 - threonine-tRNA ligase activity [Evidence ISA] [PMID 2995918]; GO_function: GO:0004829 - threonine-tRNA ligase activity [Evidence IDA] [PMID 8143729]; GO_process: GO:0002181 - cytoplasmic translation [Evidence IMP] [PMID 10471698]; GO_process: GO:0043039 - tRNA aminoacylation [Evidence IEA]; GO_process: GO:0006418 - tRNA aminoacylation for protein translation [Evidence IEA]; GO_process: GO:0006435 - threonyl-tRNA aminoacylation [Evidence IEA]; GO_process: GO:0006435 - threonyl-tRNA aminoacylation [Evidence ISA] [PMID 2995918]; GO_process: GO:0006435 - threonyl-tRNA aminoacylation [Evidence IDA] [PMID 8143729]; GO_process: GO:0006412 - translation [Evidence IEA]), which translates to MAAAGVSELIEKVADATIAPKKGPPALYPAEPKFSFIDERLKFFDELKKAQDEEIAKKERKPIKITLKDGSVREGTAWETSPADIAKEISKSLFEKTVISKVNGELWDLERPFEEDSKLELLDFDSEDGKKVFWHSSAHVLGEACECHFGAHLCVGPPTDDGFFYEMSIDNGDRAVSSADFPAVEAVTKRAVKDKQRFERLVVSKENLLKMFAYNKYKQTLIQSKIPDGTSSTVYRCGPLIDLCRGPHVPHTGRIKSIKLLKNSASYFLGDSANDSLQRIYGVSFPDKKQLDEHLKFLEEAAKRDHRKIGKDQELFMFHDMSPGSCFWLPHGARIYNTLGDFLRTEYRKRGYEEVITPNMYNAKLWETSGHWANYKENMFTFDVEKEKFGLKPMNCPGHCLMFKARERSYRELPWRVADFGVIHRNEFSGALSGLTRVRRFQQDDAHIFCRQDQIEAEITGIFEFLKHVYGVFGFDFKMELSTRPEKYVGQLETWNDAEAKLASALDSWGAKWELNPGDGAFYGPKIDIMISDALKRWHQCATIQLDFQLPDRFGLQFRGADVTDAAGEVQHYDRPVMIHRALYGSFERMIAILTEHFFGKWPLWLSPRQVLVVPVGVKYFDYAQKVRDYFHENGFFADVDVGPNTLQKKVRQGQLQQYNYLLVVGEEEESSNTVNIRKRDDPSKHGKTETVSLEDAVAKMKQLVASKSLVDNVF; encoded by the exons atggctgctgctggtgtttcAGAACTCATTGAAAAGGTGGCTGATGCTACCATTGCCCCTAAAAAGGGCCCTCCTGCTTTATATCCT GCCGAGCCAAAGTTCTCGTTTATTGACGAGCGTTTGAAGTTCTTCGACGAGCTGAAGAAGGCTCAGGATGAGGAGATCgccaagaaagagagaaaaCCTATTAAAATCACGTTGAAGGATGGTTCTGTTAGAGAGGGAACTGCTTGGGAAACCAGTCctgctgatattgctaAGGAGATCAGCAAGTCGCTATTCGAGAAGACTGTCATTTCTAAGGTCAATGGTGAATTATGGGATTTAGAGAGACCCTTTGAGGAGGATTCTAAGCTTGAATTATTGGATTTCGACAGTGAGGATGGTAAAAAGGTCTTCTGGCACTCGTCTGCCCACGTTTTGGGTGAGGCTTGTGAATGCCATTTCGGTGCTCATTTGTGCGTTGGTCCTCCTACTGACGATGGTTTCTTCTATGAAATGAGCATTGATAACGGTGACAGAGCTGTTTCTAGTGCTGATTTCCCTGCTGTTGAAGCTGTCACTAAACGTGCTGTTAAGGATAAGCAGAGATTCGAGAGATTGGTCGTTTCGAAGGAAAACCTTCTTAAGATGTTTGCTTACAACAAGTACAAGCAGACTCTGATTCAGTCCAAGATTCCTGATGGAACTTCTTCTACTGTTTACAGATGTGGTCCTTTGATCGATTTGTGTCGTGGACCTCACGTTCCTCATACTGGTAGAATTAAGAGCATtaagttgttgaagaactcTGCTTCTTACTTTTTGGGTGACTCTGCTAACGACTCTTTGCAAAGAATCTACGGAGTTTCTTTCCCTGATAAGAAGCAGTTGGATGAGCATCTCAAGTTCTTAGAAGAGGCTGCCAAACGTGATCACCGTAAGATTGGTAAGGACCAGGAATTGTTTATGTTCCATGATATGTCTCCAGGAAGTTGTTTCTGGTTGCCTCATGGTGCCCGTATCTACAACACTTTGGGCGACTTCCTCCGTACCGAGTATAGAAAACGTGGTTATGAAGAGGTCATTACCCCTAATATGTACAACGCCAAGCTGTGGGAGACTTCTGGCCACTGGGCTAATTACAAGGAAAATATGTTCACTTTTGATgttgagaaggagaagtttGGTCTTAAACCCATGAACTGTCCTGGTCACTGTCTTATGTTCAAGGCTCGTGAAAGAAGTTATCGAGAGTTGCCCTGGAGAGTCGCTGATTTCGGTGTTATCCACAGAAACGAGTTTTCCGGTGCTTTGTCCGGTTTGACTCGTGTGCGTCGTTTCCAACAGGATGACGCCCATATCTTCTGTCGTCAAGATCAAATCGAGGCCGAGATTACCGGTATTTTCGAGTTCTTGAAACATGTTTACGGAGTATTTGgctttgatttcaagatgGAGTTGTCTACCCGACCTGAGAAGTATGTTGGTCAACTCGAGACCTGGAACGATGCCGAGGCTAAACTTGCCAGTGCTCTTGACTCTTGGGGTGCTAAATGGGAGCTCAACCCTGGTGATGGTGCTTTCTACGGACCCAAGATTGATATCATGATCTCGGATGCTCTCAAGCGTTGGCACCAGTGTGCCACCATCCAGTTGGATTTCCAACTTCCCGACCGTTTCGGACTGCAATTCCGTGGTGCTGATGTcactgatgctgctggcgaGGTGCAACACTACGACCGTCCTGTCATGATCCACCGTGCACTGTACGGATCCTTCGAGCGTATGATTGCCATTCTCACCGAGCACTTCTTCGGTAAGTGGCCCCTATGGCTTTCTCCCCGTCAAGTTCTCGTTGTCCCTGTCGGTGTCAAGTACTTCGACTACGCCCAAAAGGTGCGAGACTACTTCCACGAGAACGGCTTCTTCGCCGACGTCGACGTCGGTCCCAACACCCTGCAAAAGAAGGTCCGTCAAGGCCAGCTCCAGCAATACAACTACCTCCTCGTTGtcggagaagaagaagagtctTCTAACACCGTCAACATCCGTAAGAGAGACGACCCCTCTAAACACGGCAAGACCGAGACTGTCTCTCTCGAGGACGCTGTTGCcaagatgaagcagctcGTCGCCAGCAAGAGCCTCGTTGATAACGTCTTTTAA
- the SIF2 gene encoding Sif2p (WD40 repeat-containing subunit of Set3C histone deacetylase complex; complex represses early/middle sporulation genes; antagonizes telomeric silencing; binds specifically to the Sir4p N-terminus; GO_component: GO:0070210 - Rpd3L-Expanded complex [Evidence IDA] [PMID 19040720]; GO_component: GO:0034967 - Set3 complex [Evidence IDA] [PMID 11711434]; GO_component: GO:0005634 - nucleus [Evidence IEA,IEA]; GO_component: GO:0005634 - nucleus [Evidence IDA] [PMID 9651685]; GO_function: GO:0003674 - molecular_function [Evidence ND]; GO_process: GO:0016568 - chromatin modification [Evidence IEA]; GO_process: GO:0016575 - histone deacetylation [Evidence IDA] [PMID 11711434]; GO_process: GO:0031939 - negative regulation of chromatin silencing at telomere [Evidence IMP,IPI] [PMID 9651685]; GO_process: GO:0045835 - negative regulation of meiosis [Evidence IPI] [PMID 11711434]; GO_process: GO:0032874 - positive regulation of stress-activated MAPK cascade [Evidence IMP] [PMID 18487345]; GO_process: GO:0006355 - regulation of transcription, DNA-templated [Evidence IMP] [PMID 19379692]) — MGEEEEKRLRELESQNSSNNHKPDEKVSAIEAENGSANAKSITQNSTQDHENGETDESQVATNKSHHARDHHKVGLLGNVKSNSLALHTLRPSYSLEGSQTSQFNPVKSNLVAYGTVEGARILSYKEKSRSPQTVDADKDVEMKDIDSTSAVAVAVTDASNSKATSNTDSKIDDSNAISTNKPTDETSKKDNSEANSNSNTNSSLITETIVLTHAPNEDKEITALTWSPNGTILATGSFDGKIRIWTSEGKLRSLLALHRAPILAIRFNPGGRLLGSVDCTGTVIVWEVSNGEIREFHGEKDLANSLTNHQPVAQSETSITSSNLQTQQPHSQTQSPTHQYPSQSPSLSSHGQDASKFTANNVETETESDQPNGGDLTWIDDTTYVTTGQSQSILVYKLGEQQPLLRLSAHTQSINSLQFEPSTKLLASASDDYTVRIWHGISPVSIMTLAGHTAPVIDIKWLSGSALEHSSLPLLISSSIDSTIRIWDIAKGTCISLLKLHDSPLFTTELSPNNRYIASGSAGGELVVWDIQEVLKYDANSHQTDSIVCRPIGRHKLDQSPSDPVPTDTTVSSLSWSPASDGLFVGYTTVSEIIPFSLII, encoded by the coding sequence ATgggtgaagaggaagaaaagagacTGCGAGAGCTCGAGAGTCAGAACTCGAGCAACAATCACAAGCCAGATGAAAAAGTATCAGCGATAGAAGCTGAGAATGGCTCTGCAAATGCAAAGAGTATAACACAAAACAGTACTCAGGATCATGAAAACGGCGAAACTGATGAGTCTCAGGTAGCGACGAATAAAAGCCATCATGCCCGTGATCATCACAAAGTGGGACTGCTTGGCAATGTAAAGTCCAATTCGTTAGCGCTGCATACTTTAAGACCCAGCTATAGTCTGGAAGGCAGCCAGACGTCACAGTTTAATCCTGTGAAATCAAACTTGGTAGCGTATGGCACTGTTGAGGGTGCTCGAATTCTATCATATAAAGAGAAGAGCCGGTCTCCACAGACTGTGGATGCAGACAAAGATGTGGAAATGAAAGATATAGATTCTACTTCTGCTGTGGCTGTGGCTGTAACTGATGCGTCAAATTCGAAAGCAACATCCAATACTGACTCGAAAATTGATGACTCGAATGCAATTTCTACCAACAAACCAACTGACGAAACGTCTAAAAAGGACAACAGCGAAGCCAATTCCAACTCAAATACTAACAGCTCTTTAATAACTGAGACGATTGTTCTCACGCATGCACCGAATGAAGACAAGGAAATCACTGCTTTGACATGGAGTCCCAATGGAACGATTCTGGCTACAGGGTCGTTTGACGGAAAGATCCGGATCTGGACAAGTGAAGGTAAACTACGAAGTCTATTAGCACTACACCGAGCACCTATATTAGCAATAAGATTCAACCCAGGGGGAAGACTCTTGGGGTCTGTAGACTGTACCGGTACAGTAATAGTATGGGAAGTGTCGAATGGAGAAATCAGAGAGTTCCATGGCGAGAAGGATCTGGCAAACTCGCTCACCAACCACCAACCAGTTGCACAATCTGAAACTTCGATAACTAGTTCTAATTTACAAACTCAACAACCACATTCTCAGACCCAGTCTCCCACCCATCAGTATCCATCCCAGTCACCATCACTATCTAGCCATGGTCAAGATGCTAGTAAATTCACTGCCAACAATGTCGAAACCGAAACAGAATCAGACCAACCGAACGGAGGAGACCTTACCTGGATCGATGATACCACATATGTCACAACTGGTCAAAGTCAAAGTATTCTCGTTTATAAACTCGGTGAACAACAGCCACTTCTACGACTCAGTGCACATACCCAATCGATAAACTCGCTACAGTTCGAACCATCAACCAAACTGCTTGCATCTGCTTCTGACGATTATACAGTACGGATCTGGCATGGCATATCGCCTGTATCGATAATGACGCTTGCAGGTCATACTGCTCCAGTCATCGATATCAAATGGCTGTCTGGATCAGCACTTGAGCACAGTTCACTTCCTCTGCTGATATCCTCGTCCATTGATTCGACAATTCGTATATGGGATATTGCCAAAGGCACCTGCATCTCACTTCTCAAGCTGCACGATTCGCCGTTATTTACGACTGAACTGAGTCCTAACAACCGATACATCGCGTCTGGAAGCGCCGGAGGCGAGCTGGTAGTCTGGGATATCCAAGAAGTGCTAAAATACGATGCCAACAGCCACCAAACAGATTCCATTGTCTGTCGACCCATCGGACGTCACAAGCTTGACCAGTCTCCCTCCGACCCAGTCCCAACGGACACAACCGTCAGCTCCCTCAGCTGGAGCCCCGCCTCCGACGGCCTCTTCGTGGGCTACACCACCGTCTCCGAGATCATCCCCTTCTCGCtaattatttaa
- the STS1 gene encoding Sts1p (Protein required for localizing proteasomes to the nucleus; involved in cotranslational protein degradation; mediates interaction between nuclear import factor Srp1p and the proteasome; Sts1p and Srp1p couple proteasomes to nascent polypeptides emerging from the ribosome for cotranslational degradation; involved in ubiquitin-mediated protein degradation; GO_component: GO:0005737 - cytoplasm [Evidence IEA,IEA]; GO_component: GO:0005634 - nucleus [Evidence IEA,IEA,IEA]; GO_component: GO:0005634 - nucleus [Evidence IDA] [PMID 10913188]; GO_function: GO:0003674 - molecular_function [Evidence ND]; GO_process: GO:0007059 - chromosome segregation [Evidence IMP] [PMID 8065366]; GO_process: GO:0071630 - nucleus-associated proteasomal ubiquitin-dependent protein catabolic process [Evidence IEA]; GO_process: GO:0071630 - nucleus-associated proteasomal ubiquitin-dependent protein catabolic process [Evidence IMP] [PMID 21075847]; GO_process: GO:0031144 - proteasome localization [Evidence IEA]; GO_process: GO:0031144 - proteasome localization [Evidence IMP] [PMID 21075847]; GO_process: GO:0015031 - protein transport [Evidence IEA]; GO_process: GO:0006810 - transport [Evidence IEA]), with product MVVSAVLPPRTGWGFEFASSSESASQVQDRPGGQFGSPVFGLAGENNSGVSAGATGFAGAATAPSTPTLRSGKRKMNSMDRYDSDEDHNIENDNDNDVYDEYDEHRNFASHSQSRLNGGGPSGTRSVPGSAFRGSNSSVLNSEMDLFSSSFQKRLSTGVSNRLKAHATGSKVSKRARTHTAMGHPLPIGRILESLDKKNLRSIIENLCQTHPYLVGEISNLAPRITVSTAIEHLKNLLSAVYNSLPFKGDQRGDYAYLRVRPAVEEFLSALSDYTSNFLPPTESQPSNTLAFLDSATDLLHQLPVWSNPVNNHHQWVCYDDIASAWIVAIREASKRAGGLGLVHDGWQVKLDKHNEKSDDRLKDAVACIRNELSWLNSNNDEANSTPKQNIFSIYNPHSQTPSMWT from the coding sequence ATGGTGGTGAGCGCAGTTTTGCCTCCTCGTACaggctggggctttgaATTTGCCTCGAGCTCTGAAAGTGCTTCACAGGTTCAAGACAGACCCGGTGGCCAGTTTGGTAGCCCGGTATTTGGGCTGGCTGGCGAAAATAACAGTGGAGTCAGTGCTGGTGCCACCGGTTTTGCAGGAGCGGCTACTGCTCCAAGTACCCCGACGTTACGGTCGGGCAAGAGAAAAATGAATTCCATGGATAGATACGACTCGGACGAAGATCACAACATTGAGAATGATAACGACAACGATGTTTATGATGAGTACGACGAACATAGAAATTTCGCATCCCACTCGCAATCGAGACTGAATGGCGGTGGACCCAGTGGTACGAGATCGGTTCCTGGGTCTGCTTTTCGAGGAAGTAATAGTTCTGTTTTGAATTCGGAAATGGATTTGTTTAGCAGTTCGTTTCAAAAACGACTTTCTACAGGTGTATCGAACCGACTGAAAGCACATGCTACAGGGTCGAAAGTGTCAAAACGAGCACGAACTCATACTGCCATGGGCCACCCTCTACCTATTGGCCGAATCTTAGAATCGCTAGATAAAAAGAATCTTCGCAGTATTATTGAGAACCTGTGTCAAACGCATCCATATCTTGTAGGAGAGATCTCGAATCTGGCGCCCCGCATCACTGTTTCGACTGCTATTGAGCATCTGAAGAACCTGCTGTCCGCTGTGTATAATAGTCTTCCATTCAAAGGAGACCAACGAGGTGATTATGCATATCTTCGAGTCAGACCTGCTGTCGAAGAGTTTCTTAGTGCATTATCGGATTATACGAGCAATTTCCTTCCTCCGACCGAGTCTCAGCCGTCGAATACATTAGCATTTCTGGACTCAGCCACAGACCTGCTTCATCAACTGCCTGTATGGTCGAACCCTGTGAATAATCATCACCAATGGGTGTGTTACGACGATATAGCGTCAGCATGGATTGTAGCAATCCGCGAAGCATCGAAACGAGCCGGCGGTCTTGGTCTTGTTCATGACGGATGGCAAGTCAAGCTCGATAAACACAATGAGAAAAGCGACGACAGACTTAAAGACGCCGTAGCCTGTATTCGAAACGAGCTATCATGGCTCAACTCCAACAACGACGAGGCTAACAGCACCCCTAAACAAAACATCTTTTCCATCTACAACCCGCACTCTCAGACCCCCAGTATGTGGACGTAG